From the Syngnathoides biaculeatus isolate LvHL_M chromosome 10, ASM1980259v1, whole genome shotgun sequence genome, one window contains:
- the LOC133507675 gene encoding inositol hexakisphosphate kinase 2-like, producing MSPAVEAQAQEAKDAEIQKQKLQQQQQYPQCYMEKGVILEPFIHQVGGHSCVLRFGEQTICKPLIPREHQFYKSLPAEMRRFTPQYRGVVSVSFEEDDEGNLCLIAYPLHGDPAADLENKDPSEGSEPKTKMLKWGNVIATSPLVESENLSKEGRNRQSRKDKSAHKLQEDVELEWLQQAEVLYYHLERSHSNAVPQLKHNPWSLKCHQQHLQRMKDNAKHRNQYKFILLENLTWQHAVPCVLDLKMGTRQHGDDASEEKKAVQIRKCQQSTSASIGVRLCGMQVYQSDTGQLMFMNKYHGRKLTLSDFKEALVQFFHSGRRLRHELLSPVLCRLRDMQAALEACESYRFYSSSLLIIYDGAPHRKHTRRRTEGGLSEEDEEEDDEEDEEVAAEPETEEEEDTGVAGALDFPCTPSACGDDSSRSSCLSHSDPRSPVVDVRMIDFAHTTCKHYREDSVVHEGQDTGYIFGLQNLITIISELENHTSG from the exons ATGAGTCCGGCTGTCGAGGCTCAGGCCCAGGAAGCCAAGGATGCAGAGATCCAGAAGCAGAAgctgcagcagcaacagcagtaCCCGCAGTGCTACATGGAGAAAGGGGTCATACTTGAGCCTTTCATACACCAGGTTGGGGGGCATTCGTGCGTCCTACGCTTTGGAGAGCAGACCATCTGCAAGCCCCTCATCCCCCGCGAGCATCAGTTCTACAAGAGCCTGCCAGCGGAGATGAGAAGGTTCACTCCCCAGTACAGAG GTGTGGTGTCCGTGAGTTTTGAGGAGGATGACGAAGGGAACCTCTGCCTCATCGCCTACCCGCTCCACGGCGACCCGGCGGCCGACCTGGAGAATAAAGACCCCTCGGAGGGCAGCGAGCCCAAAACCAAGATGCTCAAGTGGGGCAACGTGATAGCGACCTCCCCCCTTGTGGAGAGCGAAAACTTGAGCAAAGAGGGGCGAAACCGCCAGTCGCGCAAAGATAAAAG TGCTCACAAGCTACAAGAGGATGTGGAGCTGGAGTGGCTGCAGCAGGCGGAGGTGCTGTACTACCACCTGGAGCGCAGCCACAGTAATGCCGTCCCGCAGCTCAAACACAACCCTTGGAGCCTCAAGTGTCACCAGCAACACCTGCAGAGAATGAAGGACAACGCCAAGCATCGCAATCAGTACA AATTCATCCTGCTGGAGAACCTGACGTGGCAGCACGCAGTGCCATGCGTTTTGGACCTGAAGATGGGCACGCGGCAGCACGGGGATGACGCCTCGGAGGAGAAGAAGGCCGTGCAGATCCGCAAGTGCCAGCAGAGCACATCAGCCTCCATAGGAGTCCGACTCTGTGGCATGCAG GTGTACCAGTCAGACACAGGCCAGCTGATGTTCATGAACAAGTACCACGGCCGTAAACTGACCCTGTCTGACTTTAAGGAGGCTCTGGTCCAGTTCTTCCACAGCGGACGCCGCCTGCGTCACGAACTCCTTTCGCCGGTGCTATGCAGGCTCCGGGACATGCAAGCCGCTCTGGAAGCCTGTGAGTCTTACCGCTTCTACTCCAGCTCGCTGCTCATCATCTACGACGGAGCGCCCCACCGCAAGCACACACGCCGACGCACCGAGGGCGGCCTCTCggaagaagatgaggaggaggatgatgaagaggatgaGGAGGTGGCAGCTGAACCAGAaacagaggaggaagaagataCAGGGGTAGCGGGTGCGCTTGATTTCCCCTGCACCCCCTCCGCTTGTGGTGATGACAGCAGCAGAAGCAGCTGCCTGTCCCACTCAGATCCACGCAGCCCAGTGGTGGACGTGCGGATGATAGACTTTGCCCACACCACCTGCAAACATTACCGCGAGGACAGCGTGGTCCACGAGGGCCAGGACACAGGATACATCTTTGGCCTGCAGAATCTGATCACCATAATCTCCGAGCTGGAGAACCACACCTCGGGATAG